A single window of Streptomyces aquilus DNA harbors:
- the glmS gene encoding glutamine--fructose-6-phosphate transaminase (isomerizing): MCGIVGYIGKRDVAPLLLEGLQRLEYRGYDSAGIAITAPKTAGLRTVKAKGRVRDLEAKVPARFKGTTGIAHTRWATHGAPSDVNAHPHLDAEGKVAVVHNGIIDNASDLRRKLEADGVEFLSETDTEVLVHLISRSTAEKLEDKVRETLRLIEGTYGIAVLHADFPDRIVVARNGSPVVLGIGEKEMFVASDIAALVAHTRQIVTLDDGEMATLKADDFRTYTTEGTRTTSEPTTVEWEAASYDMGGHDTYMHKEIFEQAEAVDRVLRGRIDDRFSTVHLGGLNLDAREARQIRRVKILGCGTSYHAGMIGAQMIEELARIPADAEPASEFRYRNAVVDPDTLYIAVSQSGETYDVLAAVQELKRKGARVLGVVNVVGSAIAREADGGIYVHAGPEVCVVSTKCFTNTTVAFALLALHLGRTRDLSVRDGKRIIEGLRRLPAQIAEILDREEEIKKLAEQYTDARSMLFIGRVRGYPVAREASLKLKEVSYIHAEAYPASELKHGPLALIEPALPTVAIVPDDDLLEKNRAAMEEIKARSGKILAVAHQPQEKADHTIVVPKNEDELDPILMGIPLQLLAYHTALALGRDIDKPRNLAKSVTVE, encoded by the coding sequence ATGTGCGGAATCGTCGGATACATCGGCAAGCGTGACGTGGCGCCGCTGCTCCTGGAGGGCCTCCAGCGCCTGGAGTACCGGGGCTACGACTCGGCGGGCATCGCCATCACCGCGCCGAAGACGGCAGGGCTCAGGACGGTCAAGGCCAAGGGCCGCGTCCGTGACCTGGAGGCCAAGGTCCCGGCCCGCTTCAAGGGCACGACCGGCATCGCCCACACCCGCTGGGCCACCCACGGCGCCCCCTCCGACGTGAACGCCCACCCGCACCTCGACGCCGAGGGCAAGGTCGCCGTCGTCCACAACGGCATCATCGACAACGCCTCCGACCTGCGCCGCAAGCTGGAGGCCGACGGCGTCGAGTTCCTCTCCGAGACCGACACCGAGGTCCTCGTCCACCTGATCTCCCGCTCCACCGCGGAGAAGCTGGAGGACAAGGTCCGCGAGACCCTCCGCCTGATCGAGGGCACGTACGGCATCGCCGTGCTGCACGCCGACTTCCCGGACCGCATCGTCGTCGCCCGCAACGGCTCCCCGGTCGTCCTCGGCATCGGCGAGAAGGAGATGTTCGTCGCCTCGGACATCGCCGCCCTGGTCGCCCACACGCGGCAGATAGTGACGCTGGACGACGGCGAGATGGCCACCCTCAAGGCCGACGACTTCCGCACGTACACCACGGAGGGCACCCGTACGACGTCCGAGCCCACCACGGTCGAGTGGGAGGCCGCCTCCTACGACATGGGCGGCCACGACACGTACATGCACAAGGAGATCTTCGAGCAGGCCGAGGCGGTCGACCGCGTCCTGCGCGGCCGCATCGACGACCGCTTCTCCACGGTCCACCTCGGCGGCCTCAACCTCGACGCCCGCGAGGCCCGCCAGATCCGCCGCGTGAAGATCCTCGGCTGCGGCACCTCGTACCACGCCGGCATGATCGGCGCCCAGATGATCGAGGAGCTGGCCCGCATCCCCGCGGACGCCGAGCCGGCCTCCGAGTTCCGCTACCGCAACGCCGTCGTGGACCCCGACACCCTCTACATCGCGGTCTCCCAGTCGGGCGAGACGTACGACGTCCTCGCGGCCGTCCAGGAGCTGAAGCGCAAGGGCGCGAGGGTCCTGGGCGTGGTCAACGTGGTCGGCTCCGCGATCGCCCGTGAGGCGGACGGCGGCATCTACGTCCACGCGGGCCCCGAGGTCTGCGTCGTCTCGACGAAGTGCTTCACGAACACGACGGTCGCCTTCGCGCTGCTCGCCCTGCACCTGGGCCGCACCCGCGACCTCTCGGTCCGGGACGGCAAGCGCATCATCGAGGGCCTGCGCCGGCTGCCCGCCCAGATCGCCGAGATCCTCGACCGGGAGGAGGAGATCAAGAAGCTGGCCGAGCAGTACACCGACGCCCGCTCGATGCTCTTCATCGGCCGCGTCCGGGGCTACCCGGTGGCCCGTGAGGCCTCCCTGAAGCTCAAGGAGGTCTCCTACATCCACGCCGAGGCCTACCCGGCCTCCGAGCTCAAGCACGGCCCGCTGGCCCTGATCGAGCCCGCCCTCCCCACGGTCGCGATCGTCCCCGACGACGACCTGCTGGAGAAGAACCGCGCCGCGATGGAGGAGATCAAGGCCCGCAGCGGCAAGATCCTCGCGGTCGCCCACCAGCCCCAGGAGAAGGCCGACCACACGATCGTCGTCCCGAAGAACGAGGACGAACTCGACCCGATCCTGATGGGCATCCCGCTGCAACTCCTGGCGTACCACACGGCATTGGCCCTGGGCCGGGACATCGACAAGCCGCGCAACCTCGCGAAGTCGGTGACGGTGGAGTAG
- a CDS encoding GPR1/FUN34/YaaH family transporter — translation MDNDVSAGATTIVGRLALGITLLAFGLGHTDVIDGVSAADAVSIAQYVGGIALFVAGLMAFRDRDTANGTAFAALGALWFTWAVSDAGSANAAGLFFLLFALVALSLTLAGGDQLGQGAYGLFFVSLVLMAIAAFADNDGLAKVGGWFAVAAGAVAWYAATAALAHWPTSLRGRAAGRGVTATG, via the coding sequence GTGGACAATGACGTCTCCGCGGGAGCAACCACCATCGTCGGCCGACTCGCCCTCGGGATCACCCTCCTGGCGTTCGGACTCGGCCACACCGACGTGATCGACGGCGTGTCAGCCGCTGACGCCGTGTCAATCGCCCAGTACGTGGGCGGCATTGCCCTCTTCGTCGCCGGGCTCATGGCCTTCCGTGACCGCGACACCGCCAACGGGACCGCGTTCGCGGCGCTGGGTGCGCTGTGGTTCACGTGGGCCGTCTCGGACGCCGGATCCGCCAACGCGGCCGGGCTGTTCTTCCTGCTCTTCGCCCTCGTGGCGCTGTCTCTCACGCTCGCGGGCGGGGACCAACTCGGGCAGGGCGCCTACGGGTTGTTCTTCGTGTCCCTCGTGCTGATGGCCATCGCGGCCTTCGCCGACAACGACGGGCTCGCCAAGGTGGGCGGCTGGTTCGCTGTCGCGGCCGGTGCGGTGGCCTGGTATGCGGCCACCGCGGCGTTGGCTCACTGGCCGACGTCTCTTCGTGGACGTGCTGCCGGCCGGGGGGTGACGGCCACCGGCTAG
- a CDS encoding universal stress protein, with translation MAGHEFFEPADRKRPVADPTAAEPQAAEEPRHSCDPAFKHGVVVGFDGSTSSERALAYAIGMAHRSGSGLIIVHVANRLPTTVWAGCEPPVFVDVPDHRTEVLGLELACADYLAEVPWILVERGGDICHELEEVGREYEADAIVVGSTHGIVGRIFGSVAGRLAKRAKRPVVVIP, from the coding sequence ATGGCCGGTCACGAATTCTTCGAACCAGCGGACCGCAAGCGGCCCGTCGCCGATCCCACGGCGGCCGAGCCCCAGGCGGCGGAAGAGCCACGCCATTCCTGCGACCCCGCCTTCAAGCACGGCGTCGTGGTGGGTTTCGACGGCTCCACGTCCAGTGAGCGCGCCCTCGCGTACGCCATCGGCATGGCCCACCGCTCCGGCTCGGGCCTGATCATCGTCCATGTCGCCAACCGGCTGCCCACGACCGTGTGGGCGGGCTGCGAGCCGCCGGTCTTCGTGGACGTCCCGGACCACCGCACCGAGGTGCTCGGTCTGGAGCTGGCCTGTGCCGACTATCTGGCCGAGGTGCCCTGGATCCTCGTCGAGCGCGGTGGCGACATCTGCCACGAACTCGAAGAGGTCGGGCGGGAGTACGAGGCGGACGCGATCGTCGTCGGCTCCACGCACGGCATCGTGGGGCGCATCTTCGGCTCCGTCGCGGGGCGGCTCGCCAAGCGCGCCAAGCGTCCCGTCGTTGTCATTCCGTAA
- a CDS encoding helix-turn-helix domain-containing protein has translation MSHDSTAAPEAAARKLAGRRRKEIVAVLLFSGGPIFESSIPLSVFGIDRQDAGVPRYRLLVCGGEEGPLRTTGGLELTAPHGLEAISRAGTVVVPAWRSITSPPPEEALDALRRAHEEGARIVGLCTGAFVLAAAGLLDGRPATTHWMYAPTLAKRYPSVHVDPRELFVDDGDVLTSAGTAAGIDLCLHIVRTDHGNEAAGALARRLVVPPRRSGGQERYLDRSLPEEIGADPLAEVVAWALEHLHEQFDVETLAARAYMSRRTFDRRFRSLTGSAPLQWLITQRVLQAQRLLETSDYSVDEVAGRCGFRSPVALRGHFRRQLGSSPAAYRAAYRARRPQSDKPAEADGSGAPSGPPPLLHPEAGPVPLQTRRTAAASAVGSGAQLSASLPGQRSGS, from the coding sequence ATGAGCCACGACTCCACTGCCGCGCCGGAAGCCGCGGCCCGGAAGCTTGCCGGGCGACGCCGCAAGGAGATCGTCGCGGTGCTGCTGTTCAGCGGCGGCCCCATCTTCGAGAGTTCCATACCGCTGTCGGTGTTCGGGATCGACCGCCAGGACGCCGGCGTGCCGCGCTACCGCTTGCTGGTGTGCGGCGGCGAGGAAGGCCCACTGCGGACCACAGGGGGCCTGGAACTCACCGCGCCACATGGCCTGGAGGCGATCTCACGGGCGGGCACGGTCGTCGTGCCGGCCTGGCGTTCGATCACCTCGCCACCGCCCGAGGAAGCGCTCGACGCCCTGCGTCGCGCGCACGAGGAAGGCGCCCGCATCGTCGGGCTGTGCACGGGTGCCTTCGTCCTCGCCGCGGCGGGCCTGCTGGACGGCCGCCCCGCGACCACACACTGGATGTACGCACCGACGCTGGCCAAGCGCTATCCGTCGGTGCACGTGGATCCGAGAGAACTCTTCGTCGACGACGGAGACGTGCTGACCTCCGCCGGTACGGCGGCGGGCATCGACCTCTGTCTCCACATCGTGCGGACGGACCACGGCAACGAGGCGGCCGGCGCGCTGGCCCGCCGTCTTGTCGTGCCGCCGCGCCGGTCGGGCGGTCAGGAGCGCTATCTCGACAGGTCTTTACCTGAGGAGATCGGCGCCGACCCGCTCGCCGAGGTCGTCGCCTGGGCGCTGGAGCACCTCCACGAACAGTTCGACGTGGAGACGCTCGCGGCCAGGGCGTACATGAGCCGTCGTACGTTCGACCGCCGCTTCCGCTCGCTGACCGGGTCGGCCCCGCTCCAGTGGCTGATCACTCAGCGGGTGCTTCAGGCGCAGCGTCTGCTGGAGACCTCGGACTACTCGGTGGACGAGGTCGCGGGCCGCTGCGGCTTCCGGTCGCCGGTGGCGCTGCGCGGGCACTTCCGCCGTCAGCTGGGCTCGTCGCCCGCCGCGTACCGGGCCGCGTACCGCGCGCGCCGGCCGCAGAGCGACAAGCCGGCCGAGGCCGACGGCAGCGGGGCCCCCTCCGGGCCGCCGCCGCTCCTCCACCCGGAGGCCGGTCCGGTCCCGCTCCAGACCCGCCGTACGGCGGCGGCGAGCGCGGTCGGTTCCGGGGCACAGCTGTCGGCGAGCCTGCCCGGACAGCGCAGCGGATCGTAG
- the orn gene encoding oligoribonuclease: protein MNDRMVWIDCEMTGLSLSDDALIEVAALVTDSELNVLGEGVDIVIRPPARALETMPEVVRQMHTASGLLDELAGGTTLPEAEEQVLAYIREHVKEPGKAPLCGNSVGTDRGFLARDMTELESYLHYRIVDVSSVKELARRWYPRAYFNSPEKNGNHRALADIRESIAELRYYREAIFVPQPGPDSDTARTIAAKHVLPAQ, encoded by the coding sequence ATGAACGATCGCATGGTGTGGATCGACTGCGAGATGACCGGCCTCTCGCTGTCCGACGACGCTCTCATCGAGGTAGCCGCCCTCGTCACCGACTCCGAGCTGAACGTACTCGGCGAAGGAGTGGACATCGTCATCCGCCCGCCGGCCCGGGCGCTGGAGACGATGCCGGAGGTGGTGCGTCAGATGCACACCGCGTCCGGACTGCTCGACGAGCTGGCCGGCGGCACCACGCTGCCGGAGGCCGAGGAGCAGGTGCTCGCCTACATCCGCGAGCACGTGAAGGAACCCGGCAAGGCCCCCCTGTGCGGCAACTCGGTGGGCACGGACCGCGGCTTCCTCGCCCGGGACATGACGGAGCTGGAGAGCTATCTCCACTACCGCATCGTCGACGTGTCGTCGGTGAAGGAGCTGGCGCGGCGATGGTACCCGCGGGCGTACTTCAACAGCCCCGAGAAGAACGGCAACCACCGCGCCCTCGCCGACATCCGCGAGTCCATCGCGGAACTGCGCTACTACCGCGAGGCCATCTTCGTACCGCAGCCCGGACCCGACTCGGACACCGCGCGGACGATCGCCGCGAAGCACGTACTGCCTGCTCAGTAG
- a CDS encoding GNAT family N-acetyltransferase: MTEPAPAPTGAIPTPRLDLLPLSVTHAEEMAVVLGDPALHTFIGGAPLSPEELRERYERLVAGSPHPTVSWHNWVLRHRAEDRLIGTVQATVTGHHEAEIAWIVGTPWQGHGYAAEAARALVAWLIRHYVRTVTAHIHPTHTASAAVARAAGLSPTEEEHDGETVWRLSLKA; the protein is encoded by the coding sequence GTGACCGAGCCCGCTCCCGCGCCCACCGGCGCGATCCCCACCCCCCGCCTGGACCTCCTCCCGCTGAGCGTGACCCACGCCGAGGAGATGGCCGTCGTCCTCGGGGACCCGGCGCTGCACACGTTCATCGGCGGCGCGCCCCTTTCACCCGAGGAGCTGCGGGAGCGCTACGAGCGCCTCGTGGCCGGTTCCCCGCACCCGACCGTCTCCTGGCACAACTGGGTGCTGCGGCACCGCGCCGAGGACCGCCTGATCGGCACCGTCCAGGCCACGGTCACCGGGCACCACGAGGCCGAGATCGCCTGGATCGTCGGCACCCCCTGGCAGGGCCACGGCTACGCCGCCGAAGCCGCCCGCGCCCTGGTCGCCTGGCTGATCCGGCACTACGTCCGTACGGTCACCGCCCACATCCACCCCACCCACACCGCGTCGGCGGCGGTGGCGAGGGCGGCCGGCCTCTCCCCGACGGAGGAGGAACACGACGGCGAGACGGTCTGGCGCCTGTCGCTGAAGGCGTGA
- a CDS encoding LacI family DNA-binding transcriptional regulator has protein sequence MASHGARARSGGRPTLEEVAARAGVGRGTVSRVINGSPRVSDATRAAVEAAVAELGYVPNTAARALAANRTDAIALVVPEPETRFFAEPYFSDMLKGVAAELSDTEMQLLLIFAGSDRERRRLAQYLAAHRVDGVLLVSVHADDPLPDLLSQLEIPAVISGPRSALETLPSVDSDNYGGARQAVEHLLSRGHHRIAHITGRLDVYGAQRRVDGYRDALRDAGQTVDEAMIEPGDFTEEGGTRAMAALLSRCPDLDAVFAASDVTAAGARQALREAGRRIPDDVALVGYDDSAIARHMEPPLTSVRQPIAEMGRHMINLLLSEIADRRPTASRELDRRQVVLVTELVARASS, from the coding sequence ATGGCAAGCCACGGGGCGCGAGCTCGGAGCGGTGGCCGGCCCACCCTCGAAGAGGTGGCCGCACGCGCCGGTGTCGGCCGGGGCACGGTCTCCCGGGTGATCAACGGCTCGCCGCGGGTCAGCGACGCGACCCGGGCGGCGGTGGAAGCCGCGGTCGCGGAGCTCGGCTACGTCCCGAACACGGCGGCCCGCGCCCTCGCGGCCAACCGCACGGACGCGATCGCGCTGGTCGTCCCCGAGCCGGAGACCCGCTTCTTCGCGGAGCCCTACTTCTCGGACATGCTGAAGGGCGTCGCGGCGGAACTGTCCGACACCGAGATGCAGTTGCTGCTGATCTTCGCGGGCAGCGACCGGGAGCGCCGCCGGCTGGCCCAGTACCTGGCCGCCCACCGGGTCGACGGCGTCCTGCTGGTCTCGGTGCACGCCGACGACCCGCTGCCCGACCTGCTGTCCCAGCTGGAGATCCCGGCGGTGATCAGCGGCCCGCGCTCGGCGCTGGAGACGCTGCCCTCGGTGGACTCGGACAACTACGGCGGCGCCCGCCAGGCCGTCGAGCACCTGCTGTCCCGCGGCCACCACCGCATCGCCCACATCACCGGCCGCCTCGACGTGTACGGCGCCCAGCGCCGTGTCGACGGCTACCGCGACGCCCTGCGGGACGCGGGGCAGACGGTGGACGAGGCCATGATCGAGCCGGGCGACTTCACCGAGGAGGGCGGCACCCGGGCGATGGCGGCACTGCTGTCCCGCTGCCCCGACCTCGACGCGGTCTTCGCCGCCTCCGACGTCACGGCGGCCGGCGCCCGCCAGGCCCTCCGCGAGGCGGGCCGCCGGATCCCCGACGACGTCGCCCTCGTCGGCTACGACGACTCCGCGATAGCCCGTCACATGGAACCGCCCCTCACCAGCGTCCGCCAGCCCATCGCGGAGATGGGCCGCCACATGATCAACCTCCTCCTGTCCGAGATCGCGGACCGCCGCCCGACGGCGTCCCGCGAACTGGACCGACGCCAGGTGGTCCTGGTGACGGAACTGGTGGCGCGGGCGTCCTCGTAG
- a CDS encoding ABC transporter substrate-binding protein, with the protein MRARTRTARRRVVVLAAVASLGAGLLAGCADDGNDDSNESSGGGGGKTTITLGLFGTAGFKESGLYKEYEKLHPNIHIEQTVVERNENYYPALINHLTTNSGLQDIQMVEVGNIAEVVQTQSAKLLDLSKYGKKSDYLDWKWQQATTKDGQTIGVGTDVGPMAICYRTDLFKAAGLPTDREEVGKLWAGSWDKFVDVGKQYQKKAKGTTFLDSPGGLLQAILSSETERFYDSSGKVIYKTNPAVKSAFDLTADAAEAGLVGNQTQFQPAWDTTIANSKFAAMSCPPWMLGYIKGKSKADAKGKWDIAQAPKSGNWGGSFLTVPKSGKHTEEAAKLAAWLTAPEQQAKLFAVQGSFPSTPAAYDSDAVKNAKNDMTGSAPIGTIFAEAAKNIPVQTIGPKDQIIQQGLTDNGVVLVTQGKSPKDAWDNAVKTIDNNLDQ; encoded by the coding sequence ATGCGAGCACGTACCCGAACCGCCCGTCGCAGGGTGGTGGTCCTGGCGGCCGTGGCGTCGCTGGGCGCCGGGCTGCTGGCCGGCTGTGCCGACGACGGCAACGACGACAGCAACGAGTCGTCGGGCGGTGGCGGCGGCAAGACCACGATCACCCTCGGCCTCTTCGGCACCGCCGGCTTCAAGGAGTCCGGCCTGTACAAGGAGTACGAGAAGCTCCACCCCAACATCCACATCGAGCAGACGGTCGTCGAGCGCAACGAGAACTACTACCCCGCGCTCATCAACCACCTCACCACCAACAGCGGTCTCCAGGACATCCAGATGGTCGAGGTCGGCAACATCGCCGAGGTCGTCCAGACCCAGTCCGCCAAGCTGCTCGACCTGTCGAAGTACGGCAAGAAGAGCGACTACCTGGACTGGAAGTGGCAGCAGGCCACGACCAAGGACGGTCAGACCATCGGCGTCGGCACGGACGTCGGCCCGATGGCCATCTGCTACCGCACGGACCTGTTCAAGGCCGCCGGTCTGCCCACCGACCGCGAAGAGGTCGGCAAGCTGTGGGCGGGCAGCTGGGACAAGTTCGTCGACGTCGGCAAGCAGTACCAGAAGAAGGCCAAGGGCACGACCTTCCTGGACTCCCCCGGCGGTCTGCTCCAGGCCATCCTCAGCAGTGAGACCGAGCGGTTCTACGACTCCTCCGGCAAGGTCATCTACAAGACCAACCCGGCCGTGAAGTCCGCCTTCGACCTCACCGCCGACGCCGCCGAGGCCGGCCTGGTCGGCAACCAGACGCAGTTCCAGCCCGCCTGGGACACCACCATCGCCAACAGCAAGTTCGCGGCGATGTCCTGCCCGCCGTGGATGCTCGGCTACATCAAGGGCAAGTCGAAGGCCGACGCCAAGGGCAAGTGGGACATCGCCCAGGCGCCGAAGTCCGGCAACTGGGGCGGTTCCTTCCTGACCGTGCCGAAGTCCGGCAAGCACACCGAGGAGGCCGCCAAGCTCGCCGCCTGGCTGACCGCCCCGGAGCAGCAGGCCAAGCTCTTCGCCGTGCAGGGCAGCTTCCCGAGCACCCCGGCCGCGTACGACTCGGACGCGGTGAAGAACGCCAAGAACGACATGACCGGCAGCGCGCCGATCGGCACGATCTTCGCCGAGGCCGCCAAGAACATCCCCGTGCAGACGATCGGCCCGAAGGACCAGATCATCCAGCAGGGCCTGACCGACAACGGTGTGGTCCTGGTGACCCAGGGCAAGTCGCCCAAGGACGCCTGGGACAACGCCGTGAAGACCATCGACAACAACCTGGACCAGTGA
- a CDS encoding carbohydrate ABC transporter permease, protein MTTGHDTAAASPAKEGGAAPARPSAGPPDDERRRARLSRRWQRDVRWSPYAFVSPFFLLFLAFGLFPLIYTGWASLHQVELTAPTDMHWVGFRNYTRIFDDDFFWNAAKNTLTIGIISTVPQLLMAMGLAHILNYKLRGSTFYRVAMLAPYATSIAAASLVFVLLFGRDYGMINWTLNQVGIDNIDWQNDKWPSQIAVSSIVIWRWTGYNALIYLAAMQAIPQDLYESAALDGASRWQQFFHVTLPSLRPTILFTVVVSTIGASQLFGEPLLFDANKGASGGSQHQFQTLGLYLYEQGWVNQHLGRASAIAWTMFLILIVVGIVNYVISRRLRASS, encoded by the coding sequence ATGACCACTGGGCACGACACCGCCGCCGCGTCCCCCGCCAAGGAGGGGGGCGCGGCCCCGGCCCGCCCGTCCGCGGGGCCCCCGGACGACGAGCGCCGCCGCGCGCGGCTGTCCCGCCGCTGGCAGCGGGACGTGCGCTGGAGCCCGTACGCCTTCGTCTCGCCGTTCTTCCTGCTGTTCCTGGCGTTCGGCCTGTTCCCGCTGATCTACACCGGGTGGGCCTCGCTGCACCAGGTGGAGCTGACCGCGCCCACCGACATGCACTGGGTGGGCTTCCGGAACTACACGCGGATCTTCGACGACGACTTCTTCTGGAACGCGGCGAAGAACACGCTGACCATCGGGATCATCTCGACGGTGCCGCAGCTGCTGATGGCGATGGGCCTCGCGCACATCCTCAACTACAAGCTGCGCGGCTCGACCTTCTACCGGGTCGCGATGCTCGCGCCGTACGCGACCTCGATCGCCGCCGCCTCGCTCGTCTTCGTCCTGCTCTTCGGCCGCGACTACGGCATGATCAACTGGACGCTGAACCAGGTCGGCATCGACAACATCGACTGGCAGAACGACAAGTGGCCGTCGCAGATCGCGGTGTCCTCGATCGTCATCTGGCGGTGGACCGGCTACAACGCGCTGATCTACCTGGCCGCGATGCAGGCGATCCCGCAGGACCTGTACGAGTCCGCCGCCCTCGACGGGGCCAGCCGCTGGCAGCAGTTCTTCCACGTGACGCTGCCGTCGCTGCGGCCGACGATCCTGTTCACCGTGGTCGTCTCGACCATCGGCGCCTCCCAGCTGTTCGGTGAGCCGCTGCTGTTCGACGCGAACAAGGGTGCCTCGGGCGGCTCGCAGCACCAGTTCCAGACGCTCGGCCTGTATCTGTACGAGCAGGGCTGGGTCAACCAGCACCTGGGCCGCGCCTCCGCGATCGCCTGGACGATGTTCCTGATCCTCATCGTGGTCGGGATCGTCAACTACGTCATCTCGCGCCGGCTGCGCGCCAGTAGTTAG
- a CDS encoding carbohydrate ABC transporter permease: MTTTLTKPPADEVKRPRRPRSARAGGTLHAGPIAYIILALFTIGSLFPLVWTAIAASRDNQRLAQNPPPLWFGGGLFDKLEIAWNDANLGEAFINTTFVAGVSAITIVILSTIAGFAFAKLRFKGRNALMLIVIGTMMVPPQLSVIPLYMMVAKLDWSDQLQAVILPSLVSAFGVFFMRQYLLQALPDEIIEAARVDGASSWRVIWHVVFPAARPAMAVLGMLMFVQTWNDFLWPFLVLTQNGNPTVQVAVAGLGRGYTPDQSLIMAGALLGTLPLLVVFAIFGKQIVGGIMQGAVKG; the protein is encoded by the coding sequence GTGACGACGACACTCACCAAACCGCCGGCCGACGAGGTCAAGCGCCCCCGGCGCCCCCGCTCGGCCCGCGCGGGCGGCACGCTGCACGCCGGTCCGATCGCGTACATCATCCTCGCCCTGTTCACCATCGGCTCGCTGTTCCCGCTGGTGTGGACGGCGATCGCCGCGTCCCGCGACAACCAGCGCCTCGCGCAGAACCCGCCGCCGCTGTGGTTCGGCGGGGGCCTGTTCGACAAGCTGGAGATCGCCTGGAACGACGCCAACCTGGGCGAGGCCTTCATCAACACCACGTTCGTGGCGGGGGTTTCGGCGATCACCATCGTCATCCTGTCGACGATCGCCGGGTTCGCCTTCGCCAAGCTGCGCTTCAAGGGCCGCAACGCCCTGATGCTGATCGTGATCGGCACGATGATGGTGCCGCCGCAGCTGAGCGTGATCCCGCTGTACATGATGGTGGCCAAGCTCGACTGGTCCGACCAGTTGCAGGCGGTGATCCTGCCCTCGCTGGTCAGCGCGTTCGGCGTGTTCTTCATGCGGCAGTACCTGCTCCAGGCGCTGCCGGACGAGATCATCGAGGCCGCCCGGGTGGACGGCGCGAGCAGCTGGCGGGTCATCTGGCACGTGGTGTTCCCGGCCGCGCGGCCCGCGATGGCCGTGCTCGGGATGCTGATGTTCGTGCAGACCTGGAACGACTTCCTGTGGCCCTTCCTGGTGCTGACCCAGAACGGCAACCCGACCGTGCAGGTCGCGGTCGCGGGCCTGGGCCGCGGCTACACGCCCGACCAGTCCCTGATCATGGCGGGCGCGCTGCTCGGCACGCTGCCGCTGCTGGTGGTCTTCGCGATCTTCGGCAAGCAGATCGTCGGCGGCATCATGCAGGGCGCCGTCAAGGGCTGA